A single genomic interval of Halichondria panicea chromosome 2, odHalPani1.1, whole genome shotgun sequence harbors:
- the LOC135331030 gene encoding uncharacterized protein LOC135331030 isoform X1, whose amino-acid sequence MEFEVEDTELSKADLKVIYNEVYNERAEWKFIGLELNLTSGDIDAIERRPSHNRDIDKDRLMEVLQIWLSKERATWRQLIRALRSQTVDKEKKARTLEEKYCPQDALKTEEVKERTGRKRKRSVAMEQQLSSDVRIIRNEYKVLQTWTRLSLKNRKTPPSELIARLSSYREYPAAMKKDDKLLADRYNDLEKAENIDKIFIIVAPFWSFLDFDILEDIINAFGIDEDKLKLKNYKLKLKEILSSWKVESLQSRCLHVDADDNDDKGCQRLLCLKVDTHTMSTYRYVKDTIANILEVDMFALRVKTVEEGCIKLVFCCPKLSIIHLLPLSQSRNDQIKQIIPRILKMTTMDDKTALESIIFQGSEIELLLHIVDGDCGLTILVQHGQNLFVYDTGYRTTNHSNCLEKALQELIEFRSVTVSGAFFSTSQPNLKSIFKNKVIEEISVITPANINPSSCLESTFSSELSRLPLDHPDVLFEECDLLSGPSLSFQFNRKHPLVKHRVSYQTDTGDKEGVSDTIDVDRSGNDIAMQIKHYCSVLVTGETPIAKLHNLDEEFFSVFVVPHQDSDQCVSFFPEEARKLLWNPSSLQDSALHLAIYHKRNRFIPILGELKNKHLGDKGESFRKDYLTICHPETDLKAILQDADAKLSLFSEYSDKFYLNWYKKNKPGIFLQVAKSVSEEERRQYKRIVFLRNSLAWAHFYKHVNAEVYLLSGEDLRQGHQLEVLNGILIARFWKKAPCSVVITDSLPLPMDEIIQRDVRKLVFPNQTQHNVRMGFIEKRLMRSTPFFTINPCSHVQHYESEYCDYTISVDPLAHIVSGVGVEPTINLVRDAIDICDDISTQKSNEMVGHITYSYKPPPSSAASSGHINRQPLGTYMNGIGYKKKHSYNMTKVLNCLIGPTLVQQLRKIRLKEVPELIPALLTQTAAGNSTFALSPTEFSASDADVVVHINKRQPLQVGNKAVYEAKFIVKKAKTMQLEFVLVAKVNSKELKIIISTNLELKGTCGTSVGDYLYNTCYKEDAWHHVKDRTVGEILYVFLREENAISAIQSLPLFLSSPLIKCKINHYLTTVLVESQVLQEAHIYVNLFELEPVSINNHKLCIKIESLAMHILKLDIDQQMIKVEGNCSLNKHLLKFTCYSTPATDSQKHLKCVFVETMPAKEMFELFGIRDSPSSLQHPSHVTALNNHTKYSGGFVLSQIFGNTIESRLTSLFFYVKSGTSIESVLPPTCTLSIPMEVEVKTIVHFPSAKTPILGLEAVFNSEIDIAIFTAAKTCKTLLKCCLHIVPSIADGTYSSELVVRQRVSERDPQEICGFSVLAIVSALDSDLGKNIEDQIKAIPKIGDQVCKTLALRKIVFKLSNRQIILCEVHGSLSKLDIIDGTLSIDKCTINLSFSSEGLCIVCSGNIKLIKQYVYSVPRFSFPTLKQKGKLSFETYDSNLIFKDFMKEFGWLTPSVTKNLVLDKILDTPIRKVILCFYFTDKLCITDASISVFKKQIDVGLIELDGVDLEVIVKLVEDKYITTFSLQGFISEALYTKLDYDPTNKLLSGQVKVIFARTVQALSVLQLFSTSIDSYQNMKKALSEEFMDILSSDLRITARNHEKPGLTASLGVSISLPSKHLREYSLRYLNLETKDALKINCESTYVLNNFHFEYTEELTSKDSPSDAHLSMTLHKLNTEENMSLYFNFSEKIYLTAKVAAGPCGGLLKLCSAIDFAQAPTPEFPEFDVRLPAVFEIELMSGLITFRKQPSFQPAAFNINILIKEWLLFAEPEVLVHDISLKATWESGSRSQLSFTDCSLIFLSHKFILSGSLTTKDVFIKGHCTADSETQSPTQLQHILDRYTPLSAKKPFVPTNIDLPPMLVELKKLIIHIQEPSEQFCMIMVVMSPSWKLQFGPYEIPVCDLSGTLEWEKLDTRTNYKAYIDGIAELFSIQVDVKMLLEEEDKDSIVFSTVEYPHCLHYSQAIDHLLGIKDSAEIIPYNQYDPSTSGLSELVPSTMQSICFTEAKVAFNLVQKQFFISSKVEGWGTGSIFMGYLISDTDSIDYVASLSLESDVSFGRLSESLTFVDELVKLQTANALVSSAEFGHLSDITTKFHHSFSRSWVKELLLQLPFYESKLECELKLAEYEVQVGTTIYASIDINLSQGIITRLLQLGDTSVPHSLSIVTFIGQSTTKTDININAWIPRILLFGMLEFSDIHLLYRVKAATKFELTGAVALNVNLDDTDDQIFKFDGTLSVNPDHAEFSTVSYGNSLSHPCRINVVAKELHLALKLYLNKGYPNLYVRGKVEIAETKLTCIFIFVGIVFKVFKISLKQGLKLSALLSCCSIEWPLSLDIVLKKGKFYYAASQITLDEDGVTSAYERGYRIEATVTFFKLDFEIQNGIVMFDEHNVIFDARAKRTINLDFAKLTGEQEDHLESEEIKRKYEVEHRHKGPLLSYKQKTLVLTHGLEILDIPCCDGQLKCMPGSGTMKGEIKCPKFLWISEPLIQLEWSQSNGLHILELQLNGDVPGFSLLKSIEDVAKVTANSLSGKLLWNWKLCLKTCNYNKQEECLVRFILSGVIKISIIGLLEEITFNVPDMFISLPRISIEGFPMSYLLGQYILKALKNNSGHFIEPLLALIDEAKHFSKSFTSIRESIKGTNEILDIVTKKVDTVSTDDTETDNTQKGAFGNNKVWRGMWSVPGGSVFIVDFVNRIVLGYIPGGTAGNSKTKAEKSTPEQYIIEEFGPIVTVNAISSMAHEIHKYLKSCVDAQEYKTEEQQEASDVKQKIENDLAVLKSKANTLSKTLTIVADNVLTVTDVYLSVIVKAQNKCAIVMTWFTYNPEEGTFYTKDKGGIEYDVEISAITIQPRTSQVVLLRNDTFTLKDVKHMTKKSSYSMLQSGMEHFTEQSKDSDAASKQKQSTRSKPEKCIQLVIPIKPKVLEQTVCFNVGIQPKVKFKVKMLQPDKIVQNAFKKDELFSNTWMKDTKKQIEASGRLTDVTIEGKKVSKQHIINKDSESEVVTFTAKCDHKKESLKVSGTLNPVHSAASYIVQLVDETDSTVIVKQSRVFPPQLKYQLEPSSTHFPETSSGPYCVSALALSDKHKALSPFTVSELRIVRHDPPEILTVTLPKLDLFDTEVVLLKWLYPSSEVSLIDGSQLIFPEPGNQYFFTVTIVGFAVKPRKLNEEVKNLDKRKKEFTFSEKVNLCKDTRWVKYQFNLVDILKKYSPKLKGGLIFQCQIVANGISKLQSMPKSFPEFILLAPPKYLKVLTRTQKAGLHISWEYGAHAIGYRLELVTTKSQKLEFSKVLKCRAGRNGQTVLYKNDFMNVPTSVDNGYQLQMYSLGLGQDLIRCLKPTIAEGYTLHVMSAELHYLQELNKVRVTFKPLNTSTARLYTVELYQGLNVTDELCALSIEKVEAKKGFNNEISSDFALSKFHQKLHSGSLITAWIHCTIKPFGRKTHIYVGLPQEEILVLHSPKLKASFTYHSDGSIHEMKLVWSDVPGSHGYEYGLCLLNVNDSIILKQETDAIKVVIDFAQERYRCILEQLLRKSNGSCPQFRGYVSALGQPDQLVVGAVTIDVQMINYIIPSSGRCIVFTTTQLQKMWTWYTTHPVDHVFSLPILRQQYLMYPSGNPFPKIPIPSKLNEKFWRRGYQLFQNESDCLYARDVLMVNGLTTSKKSLMEWKKIDPFAKPFGTVTRKKIEYKKDNLECFGVSELRILLYTRCSGKLSTGKKTPGKIEIEIKIEKTKGKKTPDVATPSAASTASISQFGSTTDSNTSTLPSVTIRDREVPELPSTADAELIFETVESSANDIDETEKKADDSKEAKEPYIKDGDSESPYGQLGERRTDEPASTSEESGAPVGFVRSMTKKFTGAAKKLFSEAKGYLFNSEQLQEVVTKKRTIDLPHRGCPKTYCHLIQYTPTATNALVLNSSSRLHISLSIKQSGGACAEDTHLFVRFAGYTYSMKKLPTKVKL is encoded by the exons ATGGAATTCGAAGTGGAAG ATACAGAGCTTTCAAAGGCTGATCTGAAGGTTATATATAATGAAGTATATAATGAAAGAGCTGAGTGGAAATTTATTGGCCTTGAGCTTAATCTCACTTCGGGAGACATTGATGCTATTGAACGGAGGCCGTCTCACAATCGTGACATTGACAAAGATCGACTCATGGAAGTTCTGCAAATTTGGCTCAGTAAAGAGAGAGCAACATGGAGACAACTGATTAGGGCCCTTCGCTCTCAAACTGTTGACAAAGAAAAAAAAGCTCGGACACTGGAGGAAAAGTATTGTCCACAAG ATGCACTCAAAACTGAGGAGGTAAAAGAGAGAACTGGAAGGAAACGAAAACGCAGTGTTGCCATGGAGCAGCAGTTGAGTAGTGATGTGAGAATCATTAGAAATGAGTATAAGGTCTTGCAAACATGGACAAGATTATCACTAAAAAATAGAAAGACGCCTCCTTCAGAGCTGATTGCCCGTCTATCATCATATCGAGAGTATCCTGCTGCAATGAAGAAAGATGATAAGTTGCTTGCTGATCGTTATAATGATCTCGAGAAAGCTGAGAATATCGACAAAATATTTATAATTGTGGCACCGTTCTGGTCATTCCTTGATTTTGACATTCTTGAGGACATCATCAACGCCTTTGGAATAGATGAAGATAAACTTAAGTTGAAGAATTATAAGCTTAAGCTCAAAGAGATTCTCAGTTCCTGGAAAGTTGAATCACTTCAAAGTCGTTGTCTGCATGTAGATGctgatgataatgatgacaaGGGGTGTCAAAGATTACTTTGCCTTAAAGTAGACACTCATACAATGTCTACTTACCGATACGTAAAGGATACCATTGCAAATATTTTAGAAGTAGATATGTTTGCTTTGCGAGTGAAAACAGTTGAAGAGGGTTGTATCAAATTGGTTTTCTGCTGTCCTAAACTGTCCATTATACATTTGCTTCCTCTATCGCAAAGTCGCAACGATCAGATAAAACAAATAATTCCTCGGATCCTTAAGATGACGACAATGGATGATAAGACAGCGCTGGAATCAATCATTTTTCAG GGATCAGAAATTGAATTGCTGCTGCATATTGTTGATGGTGACTGTGGCTTGACTATCCTTGTACAGCATG GTCAAAATCTATTTGTTTATGATACGGGATATAGAACAACTAACCACAGCAACTGCCTGGAAAAGGCACTCCAGGAGCTAATTGAATTCCGGTCCGTTACTGTTAGTGGGGCTTTCTTTTCAACTTCACAGCCTAACCTCAAATCCATCTTCAAAAACAAAGTTATTGAGGAGATATCAGTTATTACCCCTGCAAACATTAATCCTAGTTCATGCCTCGAGAGTACATTTAGTTCAGAATTGAGTCGACTCCCACTAGATCATCCTGACGTCTTATTTGAAGAGTGTGACCTTCTTTCTGGACCGAGTCTTTCTTTCCAATTCAATAGGAAACATCCCTTAGTAAAACATCGGGTATCGTATCAAACAGACACGGGTGACAAGGAGGGAGTGTCCGACACAATAGATGTGGACAGGAGTGGAAATGATATAGCAATGCAGATCAAACACTATTGCTCTGTTCTTGTCACCGGTGAAACACCGATAGCTAAACTTCACAATCTAGATGAAGAGTTTTTCAGTGTTTTCGTAGTTCCGCATCAAGACAGTGACCAGTGTGTATCATTCTTTCCTGAAGAAGCACGGAAGTTACTATGGAACCCCAGTTCTCTGCAAGATTCAGCTCTACACCTAGCCATTTATCATAAAAGAAATAGATTTATCCCAATATTAGGCGAACTCAAAAATAAACACCTTGGTGATAAGGGAGAATCCTTTCGTAAAGACTATCTAACTATATGTCATCCTGAAACTGACCTAAAGGCAATCTTACAAGATGCAGACGCCAAACTTAGTCTATTTTCAGAGTACAGTGACAAGTTCTATTTAAATTGGTACAAAAAAAACAAACCTGGGATTTTTTTACAGGTAGCAAAGTCTGTTTCAGAAGAGGAGCGTAGACAGTACAAACGAATAGTTTTTCTTCGAAACAGCCTTGCATGGGCCCATTTTTACAAGCATGTGAATGCCGAGGTATATTTGTTGTCTGGTGAGGATCTTAGGCAAGGTCATCAATTGGAAGTTCTTAACGGTATTCTCATAGCCAGATTTTGGAAAAAAGCTCCTTGTTCAGTGGTTATCACTGACAGCTTGCCATTGCCAATGGATGAAATCATCCAGAGAGATGTGCGAAAGCTTGTCTTTCCCAATCAAACTCAGCATAATGTACGTATGGGATTCATTGAAAAACGTTTGATGAGGTCTACTCCTTTCTTCACTATCAATCCATGCTCCCATGTCCAACATTATGAATCAGAATACTGTGACTACACCATTTCTGTCGACCCCTTGGCTCACATAGTGAGTGGTGTCGGCGTTGAACCAACGATAAACCTTGTTAGAGATGCGATAGACATTTGTGATGACATCAGCACCCAAAAATCCAATGAGATGGTAGGCCATATCACTTATAGCTACAAACCTCCACCATCAAGTGCAGCTTCAAGTGGGCATATTAATCGTCAACCCTTGGGTACATACATGAATGGTATTGGTTACAAAAAGAAGCATTCTTATAATATGACTAAAGTCTTAAACTGCCTCATTGGCCCTACATTAGTTCAGCAACTCAGGAAAATTCGTTTGAAAGAAGTACCTGAACTTATTCCAGCCTTGCTTACTCAAACGGCAGCTGGTAACTCAACGTTTGCTTTATCTCCCACTGAATTTTCTGCCTCTGATGCGGATGTTGTGGTTCATATTAATAAGCGCCAGCCACTACAAGTTGGAAATAAGGCAGTGTATGAAGCAAAATTTATTGTGAAAAAAGCTAAGACAATGCAACTGGAGTTTGTGTTAGTAGCTAAAGTCAATTCCAAAGAGTTGAAAATTATCATTTCTACAAACTTAGAACTGAAGGGAACCTGTGGAACCTCTGTAGGTGATTACCTTTATAACACTTGCTATAAAGAAGATGCATGGCATCATGTAAAGGATCGCACAGTTGGTGAAATCCTCTATGTCTTTTTACGCGAAGAAAACGCTATCTCAGCAATTCAGTCTCTACCACTGTTCCTCTCGTCCCCCCTGATTAAGTGCAAGATAAACCACTATCTAACCACAGTTCTTGTCGAGTCACAGGTGCTGCAAGAGGCTCATATATATGTGAACTTGTTTGAGCTTGAACCAGTCTCTATCAACAACCACAAGCTTTGCATTAAGATAGAATCACTAGCCATGCATATTTTAAAGCTTGACATAGATCAACAAATGATCAAAGTCGAAGGAAATTGCAGTTTAAACAAACACCTCCTGAAATTCACTTGCTATAGTACGCCAGCTACAGACTCACAAAAGCATCTGAAATGTGTTTTTGTTGAAACCATGCCAGCGAAGGAGATGTTTGAACTGTTTGGAATCCGTGATTCTCCCTCTTCCCTGCAACATCCTTCACATGTAACTGCTCTGAATAATCACACCAAATACAGTGGAGGCTTTGTACTGTCTCAGATTTTCGGGAACACAATCGAGTCACGGCTCACTTCATTGTTTTTTTATGTTAAATCCGGAACAAGCATTGAAAGCGTACTGCCACCCACGTGTACCCTAAGTATTCCTATGGAGGTTGAAGTAAAGACAATTGTACATTTCCCATCAGCAAAAACTCCAATATTAGGGCTTGAAGCTGTGTTCAATTCAGAAATTGATATAGCTATTTTTACTGCTGCAAAAACATGTAAAACCTTGTTAAAATGCTGTTTACATATCGTACCATCAATTGCGGATGGAACTTACTCTTCAGAGTTAGTGGTTAGACAGCGTGTCAGTGAACGTGATCCACAAGAAATCTGTGGCTTTTCAGTTCTAGCAATTGTGTCAGCTCTTGATAGTGATCTGGGAAAGAATATTGAAGACCAGATCAAGGCGATTCCCAAAATTGGTGACCAGGTTTGCAAAACCTTGGCACTCAGAAAGATTGTATTTAAGCTATCGAATCGGCAAATAATACTTTGTGAGGTACATGGTTCTCTAAGTAAACTTGATATCATAGATGGAACGCTATCTATTGATAAGTGTACAATAAACCTATCATTTTCAAGTGAAGGATTGTGTATAGTTTGCAGTGGGAATATAAAGCTAATCAAGCAATACGTTTACTCAGTTCCTCGGTTTAGTTTTCCAACACTCAAGCAAAAAGGAAAATTGAGCTTTGAAACTTACGATAGTAACTTGATCTTCAAAGATTTCATGAAGGAATTTGGCTGGCTTACTCCAAGTGTCACAAAAAACCTGGTTCTGGATAAGATTCTGGACACTCCTATCAGAAAAGTAATTTTGTGcttttattttactgacaaaCTTTGCATTACAGATGCCAGTATTAGTGTCTTCAAGAAACAAATAGATGTTGGACTGATCGAATTAGATGGTGTTGACCTAGAAGTCATTGTAAAGCTTGTGGAGGATAAGTACATCACCACATTTTCTCTTCAAGGTTTTATTTCTGAAGCTCTTTATACTAAACTAGACTATGATCCCACCAATAAACTTCTGTCAGGacaagtaaaagtgatatttGCTAGGACTGTTCAAGCTCTCAGTGTGCTACAACTATTTTCAACGTCTATAGATTCGTATCAGAACATGAAGAAGGCTCTTTCAGAGGAATTCATGGATATATTGTCATCAGACTTAAGAATCACTGCAAGAAACCATGAGAAACCAGGGCTTACAGCTTCTCTTGGTGTCAGTATTAGTCTACCTTCTAAGCATTTAAGAGAATACTCGCTTCGATATCTCAATTTAGAGACAAAAGACGCACTGAAAATTAATTGTGAAAGCACGTATGTCCTGAACAATTTTCATTTTGAGTACACTGAGGAGCTAACAAGTAAAGATTCTCCTTCAGATGCTCATCTTTCTATGACACTCCACAAGCTCAATACCGAGGAGAATATGTCTTTGTATTTTAATTTCTCGGAAAAAATTTACTTGACAGCAAAAGTGGCTGCTGGACCTTGCGGCGGCCTCTTAAAATTATGTTCTGCTATTGACTTTGCCCAAGCCCCTACTCCAGAGTTTCCTGAGTTTGATGTGAGATTACCTGCTGTATTTGAAATTGAATTAATGTCTGGCTTAATTACATTCAGAAAACAGCCCAGTTTTCAGCCTGCTGCATTTAATATTAACATCTTGATTAAGGAATGGCTATTGTTTGCCGAACCAGAAGTTTTAGTGCACGATATCAGTCTGAAGGCAACATGGGAATCTGGTAGTCGCTCCCAACTCAGTTTCACAGACTGTTCTTTGATATTTCTTAGTCATAAATTCATCCTCAGTGGCAGTCTAACAACTAAAGATGTCTTTATTAAAGGACATTGCACTGCAGATTCTGAAACACAGTCCCCAACTCAACTTCAGCACATACTAGATAGGTACACTCCTTTGTCCGCAAAAAAACCCTTTGTTCCAACTAACATTGATTTGCCTCCCATGCTGGTTGAACTTAAGAAGTTAATTATTCATATTCAAGAACCAAGTGAACAGTTTTGTATGATTATGGTAGTGATGAGTCCTTCTTGGAAACTGCAGTTTGGCCCTTATGAAATCCCTGTTTGTGATCTCAGTGGAACTTTAGAGTGGGAAAAATTGGATACTAGGACAAACTACAAAGCCTACATTGATGGTATTGCTGAGCTGTTTAGTATTCAAGTTGATGTAAAAATGCTGCTTGAGGAGGAAGACAAGGACTCCATAGTTTTCTCTACAGTCGAGTATCCACACTGCCTTCATTACAGTCAAGCCATTGACCATTTACTGGGCATCAAAGATTCAGCTGAAATAATTCCATACAACCAATATGATCCCAGTACCTCAGGCCTGTCAGAGTTGGTTCCCTCTACAATGCAGAGCATATGTTTCACAGAAGCTAAAGTTGCCTTTAATCTCGTACAAAAACAGTTCTTTATCAGCAGTAAAGTGGAGGGATGGGGAACTGGGTCCATTTTCATGGGCTATCTTATCAGTGACACGGACTCTATAGACTATGTCGCTAGTTTGTCCCTTGAGAGTGACGTCTCATTTGGCAGGTTATCTGAATCTTTAACTTTTGTTGACGAATTGGTAAAGTTGCAAACAGCAAACGCACTTGTTTCTTCTGCTGAATTTGGCCATTTATCAGACATTACCACCAAATTCCACCATTCGTTTTCTAGGTCTTGGGTCAAAGAGCTCCTTCTTCAGTTGCCTTTCTATGAATCCAAGCTTGAATGTGAATTAAAACTAGCAGAGTATGAAGTTCAGGTTGGGACAACGATCTATGCAAGCATTGATATTAACCTGTCACAAGGAATCATTACCAGATTGTTACAGCTTGGAGATACATCAGTGCCACATAGCCTTTCAATTGTGACATTTATTGGTCAATCAACAACTAAAACAGATATCAATATCAATGCTTGGATTCCTAGAATTTTACTGTTTGGAATGCTCGAATTCTCTGATATTCATTTGCTGTATAGAGTTAAGGCTGCCACTAAGTTTGAGCTCACAGGGGCAGTTGCTCTTAATGTTAACCTTGATGACACTGACGATCAGATATTTAAATTTGATGGTACACTTTCTGTTAATCCTGATCATGCTGAATTCAGTACTGTGAGCTATGGCAATTCCTTATCTCACCCCTGTCGAATCAATGTTGTGGCAAAAGAACTACATCTTGCACTCAAACTGTACCTAAATAAAGGATACCCGAATTTGTATGTGAGAGGGAAGGTGGAAATTGCCGAAACGAAGCTCACCTGTATATTCATTTTTGTTGGTATTGTTTTCAAAGTGTTCAAAATTTCCTTGAAACAAGGTCTAAAACTCTCTGCTCTACTCAGCTGCTGCTCCATTGAATGGCCTCTTAGCCTAGATATTGTCCTAAAAAAAGGAAAGTTCTACTATGCTGCTTCACAAATCACTTTAGATGAAGATGGAGTAACATCTGCTTATGAGCGTGGTTACCGTATAGAAGCGACTGTCACATTTTTCAAACTTGATTTTGAAATACAAAATGGTATTGTAATGTTTGATGAACACAATGTTATTTTTGATGCAAGGGCCAAAAGAACAATTAATCTTGATTTTGCAAAACTAACCGGGGAACAAGAGGATCACCTTGAAAGTGAAGAAATTAAACGAAAGTATGAAGTTGAACACAGACATAAGGGTCCCCTTTTATCATATAAACAGAAAACCCTTGTCTTAACTCACGGATTAGAAATTCTTGATATTCCTTGCTGCGATGGTCAATTAAAGTGTATGCCTGGAAGTGGGACAATGAAAGGTGAAATCAAATGCCCGAAATTTCTTTGGATTAGTGAACCTTTGATTCAGCTAGAATGGAGCCAAAGCAATGGGTTACATATACTAGAGTTACAACTTAATGGAGATGTCCCAGGGTTTTCTTTGCTTAAATCAATTGAAGATGTTGCTAAAGTCACTGCAAACAGTCTTTCAGGTAAGTTGTTATGGAATTGGAAGCTCTGCTTGAAAACGTGTAATTACAACAAGCAAGAAGAATGTCTAGTTCGTTTCATCCTATCTGGCGTTATCAAGATCTCTATCATAGGGTTGCTCGAAGAAATAACATTTAATGTGCCAGATATGTTCATCTCCTTGCCCAGGATTTCAATCGAAGGCTTCCCTATGTCATACTTACTTGGTCAGTATATCTTAAAAGCTTTGAAGAATAACAGTGGCCACTTTATTGAACCATTACTGGCTTTAATTGACGAAGCAAAGCATTTTTCCAAGTCATTTACATCGATACGGGAGAGTATTAAGGGGACAAATGAGATATTGGACATTGTAACGAAAAAAGTAGACACAGTTTCAACAGACGATACTGAAACAGACAATACGCAAAAAGGCGCTTTTGGGAATAACAAGGTTTGGAGAGGAATGTGGAGTGTCCCTGGTGGCTCAGTATTTATTGTGGATTTTGTAAATAGAATTGTACTTGGTTATATTCCTGGAGGAACAGCAGGAAACTCCAAAACTAAGGCAGAAAAGTCTACGCCAGAGCAATACATTATAGAGGAATTCGGACCCATTGTGACAGTTAATGCAATTAGTAGTATGGCACATGAGATTCACAAGTATCTCAAGTCTTGTGTTGATGCTCAAGAATATAAAACTGAAGAACAACAAGAGGCGAGTGATGTCAAGCAGAAAATAGAGAATGATTTGGCAGTGCTAAAATCGAAAGCGAATACTCTTTCAAAGACTCTGACCATTGTAGCTGACAATGTATTGACTGTGACAGATGTTTACTTGAGTGTCATTGTGAAAGCTCAAAACAAATGTGCTATCGTAATGACGTGGTTTACTTACAACCCTGAAGAAGGTACCTTTTATACCAAAGACAAAGGAGGCATTGAGTATGATGTGGAGATTTCTGCCATTACCATCCAACCTCGTACCTCTCAAGTTGTTCTTCTACGCAATGACACCTTCACTCTTAAAGATGTAAAGCATATGACAAAAAAATCGTCTTATAGTATGCTTCAATCAGGCATGGAACACTTTACTGAACAAAGTAAGGATTCAGACGCTGCTAGCAAGCAAAAACAGAGTACTAGGTCCAAGCCAGAGAAATGCATACAACTAGTGATTCCTATTAAGCCCAAAGTTTTGGAGCAAACAGTGTGCTTTAATGTTGGCATTCAACCAAAAGTAAAATTTAAAGTGAAGATGTTACAACCTGATAAAATAGTTCAAAATGCTTTTAAAAAAGATGAACTGTTTAGTAATACATGGATGAAGGACACTAAGAAGCAAATTGAGGCAAGTGGTCGATTAACAGATGTTACGATTGAAGGAAAAAAGGTGTCTAAGCAACATATAATCAACAAAGATTCTGAGTCTGAAGTAGTTACATTTACAGCTAAATGTGACCACAAGAAGGAGAGCTTAAAAGTTTCAGGTACTTTAAATCCAGTACATAGCGCAGCATCGTATATAGTACAATTAGTGGATGAAACTGACTCAACAGTCATTGTCAAGCAGAGTCGCGTGTTTCCTCCCCAACTAAAGTACCAACTTGAACCATCGAGCACTCACTTTCCAGAAACTTCCTCTGGTCCATACTGTGTTTCTGCTCTTGCTCTTAGTGATAAGCACAAAGCATTATCTCCTTTCACAGTCTCAGAATTGAGGATAGTCCGGCATGATCCACCTGAAATTCTGACTGTTACACTACCCAAATTGGATTTGTTCGATACAGAAGTTGTCCTGTTGAAATGGTTGTATCCATCATCAGAGGTAAGTCTTATAGATGGATCTCAGTTAATATTTCCGGAGCCTGGAAATCAGTATTTCTTCACCGTCACCATAGTTGGCTTTGCGGTAAAGCCGCGAAAACTGAACGAAGAGGTTAAAAATCTTGACAAACGTAAAAAAGAGTTTACATTCTCTGAAAAGGTGAATTTATGTAAGGATACTCGATGGGTTAAATATCAATTTAACTTAGTCGATATCCTTAAAAAGTATAGCCCCAAACTAAAAGGTGGACTTATATTTCAATGCCAAATAGTAGCTAATGGTATTTCAAAACTTCAAAGTATGCCAAAGTCTTTCCCGGAGTTTATCTTGCTTGCACCTCCAAAATACTTGAAAGTTTTGACTCGTACACAAAAAGCTGGACTTCATATTAGCTGGGAATATGGTGCTCATGCTATTGGCTACAGATTAGAGTTAGTAACTACAAAGTCTCAAAAGTTGGAGTTCTCTAAAGTGCTGAAATGTAGAGCTGGAAGGAATGGTCAAACTGTTCTCTACAAAAATGATTTCATGAATGTTCCTACTAGTGTTGATAATGGTTACCAGTTGCAAATGTATTCTCTTGGATTGGGTCAAGACCTCATTCGGTGCCTAAAACCCACCATTGCAGAAGGATATACATTACATGTAATGTCAGCAGAGCTTCATTACTTGCAGGAGTTGAACAAAGTGCGAGTTACATTTAAGCCATTGAATACTAGCACAGCTCGGTTATACACTGTAGAATTATACCAAGGCTTAAATGTTACGGATGAGCTATGTGCTCTGTCAATTGAAAAAGTCGAGGCTAAAAAGGGCTTTAATAATGAAATTTCTTCAGATTTTGCTCTCAGCAAGTTTCATCAAAAGCTGCATTCAGGAAGTCTGATCACAGCTTGGATTCATTGCACGATTAAACCTTTTGGTAGAAAGACTCACATATACGTTGGATTACCACAAGAAGAGATACTTGTGTTACACTCCCCAAAGCTTAAAGCTTCATTTACCTACCACTCTGATGGTTCTATACATGAAATGAAGCTTGTCTGGTCAGATGTACCAGGGTCTCATGGATATGAGTATGGGCTTTGTCTCCTAAATGTAAATGATAGCATTATCTTAAAGCAAGAAACAGATGCCATTAAAGTTGTCATTGACTTTGCCCAGGAAAGGTACAGATGCATACTAGAACAGCTTTTGCGTAAAAGCAATGGTTCTTGTCCACAATTTCGAGGTTACGTATCAGCTCTTGGACAACCTGACCAATTAGTAGTAGGAGCTGTTACCATAGATGTGCAAATGATTAACTACATAATTCCTTCTTCGGGAAGGTGTATTGTCTTCACAACAACTCAACTACAGAAAATGTGGACCTGGTACACTACCCATCCTGTTGATCATGTTTTTTCCTTACCCATATTACGACAACAGTATCTTATGTATCCTAGTGGAAACCCGTTTCCAAAGATTCCAATCCCGTCAAAGCTCAACGAAAAGTTTTGGAGAAGAGGATACCAGCTGTTCCAAAATG